In a single window of the Massilia oculi genome:
- a CDS encoding PEP-CTERM sorting domain-containing protein, whose amino-acid sequence MSVSPTVRRTGALLLAISAMSLSPLACATTILFVGNSFTYGAGAPPVNGFRPHTVTDLNGTKIGGVPALFKAMTEQAGLDYAVSLETKGGAGLDFHYKHRHGVIVKPWDIVLLQGYSTLDQDAPGDPAKLIHYSGLLARAFHQQNPQVDVRLNATWSRADQTWLANGAWYGKPIGQMALDVRRGHDAAHAASRFISGVIPVGEAWNRAFASGVAAANPYRAIPAGQVNLWADDAYHGSAHGYYLEALTIFGSVTGRDPRSLGAGDAIAREIGIDARSAAALQGIAAEQLASEKVLEPALP is encoded by the coding sequence ATGTCCGTTTCCCCTACCGTGCGCCGCACCGGCGCCCTGCTCCTCGCCATCTCCGCAATGAGTCTTTCGCCGCTGGCCTGCGCCACCACCATCCTCTTCGTCGGCAACAGCTTCACCTACGGCGCCGGTGCGCCGCCGGTGAACGGCTTTCGCCCGCACACGGTAACCGACCTCAACGGCACGAAGATCGGCGGCGTACCGGCGCTGTTCAAGGCGATGACGGAGCAGGCGGGACTGGACTACGCGGTGAGCCTGGAGACGAAAGGCGGCGCCGGCCTCGATTTTCATTACAAGCACCGCCACGGCGTCATCGTGAAGCCGTGGGATATCGTGCTGCTGCAAGGGTACAGCACGCTGGACCAGGACGCGCCCGGCGATCCCGCAAAACTGATCCATTACAGCGGCCTGCTGGCCCGGGCATTCCATCAGCAGAATCCGCAGGTCGACGTACGCCTGAATGCGACCTGGTCGCGCGCCGACCAGACCTGGCTGGCGAACGGCGCCTGGTACGGCAAGCCGATCGGGCAGATGGCGCTGGACGTTCGCCGCGGCCATGACGCGGCCCATGCGGCATCGCGCTTCATCAGCGGCGTGATCCCGGTTGGCGAAGCATGGAATCGCGCCTTCGCCAGCGGCGTGGCGGCCGCCAATCCCTATCGCGCCATACCGGCCGGCCAGGTGAATCTATGGGCGGACGACGCCTATCACGGCAGCGCGCACGGCTATTATCTGGAGGCGCTGACCATCTTCGGCAGCGTGACCGGACGCGATCCGCGCTCGCTCGGCGCGGGCGACGCGATCGCACGCGAGATCGGCATCGACGCGCGTAGCGCGGCCGCCCTGCAGGGCATTGCTGCGGAACAGCTGGCCTCTGAAAAAGTCCTGGAACCGGCCCTGCCCTGA
- a CDS encoding host attachment protein: MPTTWTIAANAGRARIFSDADNAASLKEVEDMVNPSAQQREMDIVTDKMSPRAAQNSGHSIGGGQGGGFEHAAAAGAPGSDYQPAVTPTEHETQKFAKDVSNYLRQAHQAGRFQQLVVSASPEFLGVLRSTIDPQLKSLIKREVNKDYTHSNGQELRAQLDAHQDKSA; encoded by the coding sequence ATGCCAACAACCTGGACGATCGCAGCCAATGCCGGCCGTGCACGCATCTTTTCCGACGCCGATAACGCGGCATCCTTGAAGGAGGTCGAAGACATGGTCAATCCGTCCGCGCAACAGCGCGAGATGGACATCGTCACTGACAAGATGAGCCCGCGCGCCGCACAGAATAGCGGCCACAGTATCGGTGGCGGGCAAGGCGGCGGCTTCGAACACGCGGCTGCGGCAGGCGCGCCGGGCAGCGATTACCAGCCGGCCGTCACGCCGACCGAGCACGAGACGCAGAAATTTGCCAAGGATGTGTCGAACTACCTGCGGCAGGCACACCAGGCCGGCCGCTTCCAGCAGCTGGTGGTGTCGGCGTCGCCCGAGTTCCTGGGCGTGCTCCGTTCGACCATCGACCCGCAACTCAAATCGCTGATCAAGCGTGAAGTCAACAAGGACTACACGCACTCGAACGGCCAGGAGTTGCGCGCCCAGCTGGACGCGCACCAGGACAAGTCGGCGTAG
- a CDS encoding SDR family oxidoreductase yields MQGKAVRAPVGESLDQRSFPQVLAAQYAVDASRQGLFDHLAARVPMGRPGEPEDISKAVTFLASNVASRINRIELFADGGMVQV; encoded by the coding sequence ATGCAAGGGAAAGCCGTCCGGGCGCCAGTCGGCGAGAGTCTCGACCAGCGATCCTTCCCGCAGGTGCTTGCTGCGCAATACGCAGTCGACGCGAGCCGCCAGGGCCTGTTCGACCACCTCGCCGCGCGAGTGCCGATGGGACGCCCGGGCGAGCCGGAAGACATCAGCAAGGCCGTGACCTTCCTGGCATCAAACGTCGCCAGCCGCATCAACCGCATCGAGCTGTTCGCTGATGGCGGCATGGTCCAGGTCTGA
- a CDS encoding LysR substrate-binding domain-containing protein, with protein sequence MRSKHLREGSLVETLADWRPDGFPLHVVYPQNRHLTRRLRVFIDWLTERLPQRVSR encoded by the coding sequence TTGCGCAGCAAGCACCTGCGGGAAGGATCGCTGGTCGAGACTCTCGCCGACTGGCGCCCGGACGGCTTTCCCTTGCATGTCGTGTATCCGCAGAACCGCCACCTGACGCGGCGCCTGCGCGTGTTCATCGACTGGCTGACGGAGCGCTTGCCGCAGCGTGTCAGCCGATGA